A window of the Butyricimonas virosa genome harbors these coding sequences:
- a CDS encoding 6-bladed beta-propeller, with amino-acid sequence MNFRVLFIYLQLCLFLQNGYSQESSLVVPVISLCPEEAITLRTSELFDGYRIFSLNGCSYDRMLDILEVGDQFIALLEMKMEERYIAVFDRYGHFLQRIGNNVDFDKRVGINGIQLEPDGTLGVYVTRAYLNYSLDGKLNFRRKIENSTEMRTTGFSLQGGVGNDLYLWRMYQQQGNKDSDKYWLKITNADGHTVLQFFSLVGREQGEEYSSYTYDGCIRLYNVYDSHVYSVEKNRVIPCYCLDKGKYTTLLDMELLLADRSKAVEKAGIIHVKLKENQKYVIGEYFFKERYYYFVHDKSSGKTSNYVLVDDDILFPSSSQSRLFPSAYFQAWSDLYFDDCYFNFYYHPQDFIRKVDRLKEHLSPSGWDEFCRKHPDIIKIYQENDRDAFVIISYKFR; translated from the coding sequence ATGAATTTTAGGGTGCTGTTTATTTATTTACAATTGTGTTTGTTTTTACAAAATGGATATAGCCAAGAGTCTTCTCTTGTTGTACCCGTGATCAGTCTTTGTCCGGAAGAGGCAATAACGTTAAGAACATCTGAATTATTTGATGGCTATCGAATATTCTCGTTAAATGGTTGTTCCTATGACAGGATGCTCGATATTTTAGAAGTTGGAGATCAATTTATTGCTTTATTGGAGATGAAGATGGAAGAGCGTTATATTGCGGTGTTTGATAGATATGGTCATTTCTTGCAACGGATCGGGAATAATGTGGATTTTGATAAGAGAGTTGGCATTAATGGGATTCAGTTGGAACCGGATGGGACATTAGGTGTTTATGTAACTAGGGCTTATTTGAATTATTCGTTAGATGGAAAATTGAATTTTCGTAGAAAGATAGAGAATTCTACAGAAATGCGGACAACAGGTTTCAGTCTACAAGGAGGTGTCGGCAATGATTTGTATTTGTGGCGTATGTATCAACAACAGGGAAATAAAGATTCTGATAAATATTGGCTAAAGATTACAAATGCTGATGGTCATACGGTTCTTCAGTTTTTTTCTTTGGTGGGACGTGAGCAAGGAGAAGAATATAGTTCTTATACATATGATGGTTGTATTAGATTGTATAATGTTTATGATAGTCATGTTTATTCCGTGGAAAAAAATCGTGTAATTCCTTGTTATTGCTTGGATAAGGGAAAATATACAACTCTTCTTGATATGGAATTATTGCTTGCGGATCGCAGTAAAGCTGTCGAAAAGGCGGGTATAATACATGTTAAATTGAAAGAAAATCAGAAGTATGTGATCGGAGAGTATTTTTTTAAGGAGAGGTATTATTATTTCGTTCATGATAAATCCAGTGGAAAGACATCTAATTATGTCCTTGTTGATGATGATATCTTGTTTCCATCATCTTCCCAATCTCGTCTTTTCCCATCAGCTTACTTCCAGGCTTGGAGTGATTTGTATTTTGATGATTGTTATTTCAATTTTTATTATCATCCTCAGGATTTTATCCGAAAGGTTGATCGTTTGAAAGAACATTTGTCACCTTCGGGATGGGATGAATTTTGTCGGAAACATCCGGATATCATCAAGATATATCAAGAGAATGATAGAGATGCTTTTGTTATTATCAGTTACAAGTTTCGATAG
- a CDS encoding DUF1573 domain-containing protein: MKKRGGYLSIVLMILFCGSCRDLFPVQVRQGNFHEVRDSMRVDGKRVLILLASGDCNVCKATKDDWAGDKELVEKLNRDYRMWQLEITDEKNALIPQVLRTLSTPTMIIADTSMRIEYLHTGFIGAEGLLSVLQLLEQGQNVPPRLNVSLYTSYSSNVYSFFENVLQASFQLTCPNMDMDTVVLRKGMYRVKMSLDTEPYFMNLYLGWRYCGLLGDDKQAIEYKEKALRNLDDLDKLLYREYIAEMEFGVVREVDWEKKRLFADQYDFTREPDDKETWFDIVYRNSFDSPIIISAIETSCGCLSFSWDRTPLLPGKTGVIRVKYKSTGEGRVYKKAYVFSNLPDSPHEIQLRCTNN, encoded by the coding sequence ATGAAAAAGAGAGGTGGTTATTTGAGTATCGTTTTGATGATTTTGTTTTGCGGCTCATGTCGAGATTTATTTCCCGTACAGGTTCGTCAGGGAAATTTTCATGAGGTTCGGGATTCCATGCGAGTAGACGGAAAGAGAGTGTTGATCTTGTTAGCCTCGGGGGATTGTAACGTGTGTAAAGCGACAAAAGATGATTGGGCTGGGGATAAAGAGTTAGTAGAAAAATTGAATCGAGATTATCGCATGTGGCAATTGGAAATTACTGACGAGAAGAATGCGTTGATTCCTCAAGTTTTACGTACGCTATCCACCCCGACAATGATCATTGCAGATACCAGTATGCGAATAGAATACTTGCATACAGGATTTATCGGAGCCGAGGGATTATTGTCCGTGCTGCAATTGTTGGAACAGGGTCAGAATGTGCCACCCCGGTTGAATGTATCTCTTTACACGTCGTATTCTTCGAATGTCTATTCTTTTTTCGAGAATGTTTTGCAGGCATCATTTCAATTGACTTGTCCGAACATGGATATGGATACGGTAGTCTTGCGGAAAGGGATGTATCGGGTGAAGATGTCGTTGGATACGGAACCTTATTTCATGAATCTTTATCTCGGATGGCGATATTGCGGCTTACTTGGGGATGATAAACAAGCCATTGAGTACAAGGAAAAGGCATTAAGAAATTTAGATGATTTGGATAAGTTGCTTTATCGTGAGTATATCGCCGAGATGGAATTCGGGGTGGTACGAGAGGTCGATTGGGAAAAGAAACGGCTTTTTGCTGATCAGTATGATTTTACTCGGGAGCCGGATGATAAAGAGACTTGGTTTGATATTGTTTACCGGAATTCGTTTGATTCTCCGATAATTATTTCTGCCATAGAAACAAGTTGCGGTTGTTTGTCTTTTTCGTGGGACCGAACGCCTTTGTTGCCTGGAAAAACCGGAGTGATAAGGGTAAAATATAAGTCGACAGGGGAAGGACGGGTTTATAAAAAGGCGTATGTGTTTTCTAATTTGCCGGATTCACCCCACGAGATACAATTACGTTGTACTAATAATTAA
- a CDS encoding 6-bladed beta-propeller, with product MMNIRLLFFCFVCFFLLERGYGQVKSSDVPVIRLCPEEAQTLKMSELFTGYRVMSLKGCSYTWVKNILELDDRFIALFEISLGNNYIAEFDKSGNFKRKIGSNDDCDKYHYVHDIFFESNGTLGAYASSNPEYLNYSLEGKLNYRRAIKNTTGIWDEDFALKGRVGNDLYLWCRRYRQGKNYSESYWLKVMTTDGRLVRQFFPLKGLKNRGKDSFYRYGSAIRLYNVYDSYIYSVEGDQIRPSYYVDKGQHSVLLDFELWFKDEEKANREAGVHHITVNENRKYVMGSYFFKERYYYFVHDKSNGKTCNYVSIDDDILFSLSFPIKYFPSVYFDSWNNFDDHYIYFYYRPRAFIRKVDRLKEHLLPSAWDEFCRKHPDIIKIYQENDRDAFVIISYKFR from the coding sequence ATGATGAATATTAGACTTTTGTTTTTTTGTTTTGTCTGTTTCTTTCTCTTGGAAAGGGGGTATGGACAAGTGAAATCTTCCGATGTACCTGTGATTCGTCTTTGTCCGGAAGAGGCTCAGACGTTAAAGATGTCGGAATTGTTCACCGGTTACCGGGTAATGTCGTTAAAGGGGTGTTCTTACACGTGGGTGAAAAATATTTTAGAACTGGATGACCGATTTATTGCTTTGTTTGAGATAAGCCTTGGTAATAATTATATTGCAGAGTTTGATAAATCTGGAAATTTTAAACGAAAGATAGGAAGTAATGATGATTGTGACAAGTATCATTACGTTCATGATATATTTTTTGAGTCAAACGGGACGCTTGGAGCTTATGCTTCTTCGAATCCGGAGTACTTAAACTACTCGCTGGAAGGGAAATTGAATTATCGCCGGGCAATAAAAAATACAACCGGTATTTGGGACGAGGATTTTGCTTTGAAAGGGCGTGTGGGGAATGATTTGTATTTATGGTGTCGACGTTATCGACAAGGTAAAAATTATTCCGAAAGTTATTGGTTAAAAGTTATGACGACTGACGGTCGTCTTGTTCGGCAATTTTTCCCTTTGAAAGGGTTGAAAAACAGAGGTAAAGACTCTTTTTATCGTTATGGGAGTGCTATCAGATTATATAATGTTTATGACAGTTATATTTATTCCGTGGAAGGGGATCAAATAAGACCAAGTTATTATGTTGATAAGGGCCAACATTCAGTTCTTCTTGATTTTGAATTGTGGTTTAAAGACGAAGAAAAAGCGAATCGAGAAGCAGGAGTGCATCATATAACGGTAAACGAAAATCGAAAATATGTAATGGGCAGTTATTTTTTTAAAGAACGGTATTATTATTTTGTTCATGATAAGTCAAATGGAAAGACTTGCAATTATGTTTCGATAGATGATGATATTTTGTTTTCTTTGTCTTTCCCGATTAAATATTTCCCGTCAGTTTATTTTGATAGTTGGAACAATTTTGATGATCACTATATCTATTTTTATTATCGTCCGCGGGCTTTTATCCGAAAGGTTGATCGTTTGAAAGAACATTTGTTACCTTCGGCATGGGATGAATTTTGTCGGAAACATCCGGATATCATCAAGATATATCAAGAGAATGATAGAGATGCTTTTGTTATTATCAGTTATAAGTTTCGATAG